A genome region from Clostridium pasteurianum includes the following:
- a CDS encoding DUF2357 domain-containing protein: MMASQPSGTDKEDLISLETDELYFTIKGKNRNFEMNNCDIDRNGYEVTCSGKVSNYSDEKVYFFEYENYEVIIESKGNNKNLEFYNESQYIRDKITKNRSGSLSGIINFGGEIGYSNLEVKVNGIKNLCVRLEIFPSKIDYRKDYINILNDINEEIYNLAFDFLKKTYSLGTLNNEKNTTLTEYYSILQYIYGKLIKAINIIIRNPYHNLTKETSVVPFHKIKNQTIETTKWLEKRPDSFIKKNKKLVPIRALVVNKKVTEDTIENRFLKFIIEKIIFKLKFLRKRYMQIGRKTDEIFIEELSTYINGLVNILNSSFLKNVGEYRYSEISSMVFKMALGYREVYKYYLMLQKGLTLKSDLFKIEIKDLPLLYEYWCFIKLNGILRKKYKLISNDTIKINNNGIFVSIKKGKESKVTYENVDTGEKFDLFYNSKMKSETVGQKPDNVLSVNKNGSKAQYKYIFDAKYKLDRYKHGPKEEDINTMHKYRDAIIYEEGSSLQPKRSIIGAFVLFPYSNEDEYMKHPFYKSIEKVNIGGIPFLPSATKLMEMFLDELIKESHFSSFERNLDQYGREYYIKDNYFKDRNILVGNLSSKEQLKKIIEHKFYHIPLKNVDLDKHLIKQVAIYQSKAKFKGDSGILYYGDVLSYKIMKRKEITEIPVKSGNDDELYIKFNLKPIKKLERKIENGGFPFRKNMYTTEYLLKNARTLSELCIKSFDEFRLWVELVNLNKEVKCFAESSDKENKINVFSFADMDIYFSDGLLKVYSSGILKRKLELNIFRKSPRKFVKEIMKYKN; the protein is encoded by the coding sequence ATGATGGCTTCACAACCTTCTGGAACTGATAAAGAGGATCTTATTTCATTAGAGACAGATGAACTTTACTTTACTATAAAGGGTAAGAATAGAAATTTTGAAATGAATAATTGTGATATTGATAGGAATGGATATGAAGTTACGTGTTCCGGTAAGGTATCAAATTATAGTGATGAAAAGGTATATTTTTTTGAATATGAAAACTATGAAGTAATTATAGAAAGTAAAGGTAACAACAAAAATTTAGAATTTTATAATGAAAGCCAATATATAAGAGATAAGATAACTAAAAATAGAAGTGGAAGTTTAAGTGGAATTATAAATTTCGGCGGTGAAATAGGTTATTCTAATTTAGAAGTAAAAGTGAATGGTATAAAAAATTTATGTGTAAGATTAGAAATATTCCCTTCAAAAATTGACTATAGAAAAGACTATATAAACATATTAAATGATATAAATGAAGAAATTTATAATTTAGCTTTTGATTTCCTTAAGAAAACTTATTCATTAGGAACATTAAATAATGAGAAAAATACAACATTAACTGAATATTACAGTATACTGCAATATATATATGGAAAATTAATAAAAGCGATTAACATAATAATAAGAAATCCATATCATAATTTAACAAAGGAAACTTCCGTGGTTCCTTTTCATAAGATAAAAAATCAAACAATAGAAACTACTAAATGGCTTGAGAAAAGACCAGATAGTTTTATAAAGAAGAATAAAAAATTAGTTCCAATAAGGGCGCTTGTCGTAAATAAGAAAGTTACTGAGGATACCATTGAAAATAGATTTTTAAAATTTATAATAGAAAAAATTATTTTTAAATTAAAGTTTTTAAGAAAAAGGTATATGCAAATTGGCAGAAAGACGGATGAGATTTTCATAGAAGAGCTTAGTACATATATAAATGGATTAGTAAATATTTTAAATTCTTCATTTTTAAAGAACGTTGGAGAATACAGATATTCGGAAATTTCCTCTATGGTTTTTAAAATGGCTTTAGGTTATAGAGAAGTTTATAAATATTATTTAATGCTCCAAAAAGGATTAACTTTAAAAAGTGATTTGTTTAAAATAGAAATAAAGGATTTGCCACTTCTATACGAGTATTGGTGCTTTATAAAATTAAATGGAATCTTAAGAAAAAAGTATAAGCTAATTTCTAATGATACCATTAAAATAAATAACAATGGAATTTTTGTTTCGATTAAAAAAGGTAAGGAATCAAAAGTAACATATGAAAATGTAGATACTGGTGAAAAATTTGATCTTTTCTATAATTCTAAGATGAAATCTGAAACAGTTGGACAAAAACCTGATAATGTTCTTTCTGTAAATAAAAACGGAAGTAAAGCTCAATACAAGTACATATTTGATGCAAAATACAAGCTTGATAGGTATAAACATGGACCTAAAGAAGAGGATATAAATACAATGCATAAATATAGGGATGCAATTATTTATGAAGAAGGAAGTTCATTACAACCTAAAAGAAGTATAATAGGAGCTTTTGTTTTATTTCCATATAGTAATGAAGATGAATATATGAAGCATCCTTTTTATAAAAGCATTGAAAAGGTTAATATAGGCGGTATACCATTTTTACCAAGTGCTACAAAACTTATGGAAATGTTTTTAGATGAACTCATAAAAGAATCTCATTTTTCTTCTTTCGAAAGAAATTTAGATCAATATGGAAGAGAATATTATATTAAGGATAATTATTTTAAAGATAGAAATATTCTTGTTGGAAATTTAAGTTCAAAGGAGCAACTTAAAAAAATCATAGAACATAAATTTTATCATATACCTCTTAAAAATGTAGATTTGGATAAACACTTAATTAAACAAGTTGCTATATATCAATCAAAAGCTAAGTTTAAAGGTGATTCTGGAATCTTATATTATGGAGATGTGTTAAGTTATAAGATAATGAAGAGAAAAGAAATAACAGAAATTCCTGTTAAAAGTGGGAATGATGATGAATTATATATTAAATTTAATCTTAAACCTATAAAAAAGCTTGAAAGAAAAATTGAAAATGGAGGATTCCCATTTAGAAAAAATATGTATACCACAGAATATTTACTTAAAAATGCAAGGACACTTTCTGAACTTTGCATAAAATCTTTTGATGAATTCAGACTTTGGGTTGAACTTGTGAATTTAAATAAAGAAGTTAAATGTTTTGCTGAAAGCAGTGATAAAGAGAACAAGATTAATGTTTTTTCATTTGCTGATATGGATATATATTTTTCGGATGGCTTGCTAAAAGTATATTCTTCAGGAATACTTAAAAGAAAATTGGAACTAAATATATTTAGAAAATCTCCAAGAAAATTTGTAAAAGAAATTATGAAATATAAAAATTAA
- a CDS encoding GNAT family N-acetyltransferase, giving the protein MQIRTMTVDDYDKVYELWINTPGMGLNDLDDSRDGMEKYLKRNPKTCFVAVKENRIVGVIISGHDGRRGYIYHTAVAVSEQKQGIGSALMNAAFTALEEEGINKAALVVFSRNKTGNHFWEKCGFTKRDDLIYRNKQINNLVRRDT; this is encoded by the coding sequence ATGCAAATAAGAACAATGACTGTTGATGACTATGATAAAGTTTATGAACTCTGGATAAACACACCAGGGATGGGACTAAATGATCTTGACGATTCAAGAGATGGCATGGAGAAATACTTAAAAAGGAATCCTAAAACATGTTTCGTAGCGGTGAAGGAAAACAGAATTGTTGGCGTTATAATTAGTGGACATGATGGGAGAAGAGGATATATTTATCACACAGCAGTTGCAGTATCTGAACAAAAACAAGGTATAGGCAGTGCTCTCATGAATGCCGCTTTTACAGCGTTAGAAGAAGAAGGCATTAATAAAGCTGCACTTGTGGTGTTTTCGCGCAATAAGACTGGAAATCACTTTTGGGAAAAATGCGGATTTACTAAAAGGGACGACTTGATATATAGAAACAAGCAGATTAATAACCTTGTTAGAAGAGATACGTAG
- a CDS encoding nucleoside triphosphate pyrophosphohydrolase has translation MKVYNKLVRDKIPEIIEASGKKFDIRKANKDEHYKLLETKLKEEVNEFLKDKNLEELADVMEVLFGLAENMGYSEEDLMKKRTQKREDRGGFKEGIVLEKVYE, from the coding sequence ATGAAGGTTTACAACAAATTGGTTCGTGATAAAATACCGGAAATAATAGAGGCTTCAGGGAAGAAGTTTGATATAAGAAAAGCCAATAAAGACGAACATTATAAGTTACTAGAGACAAAACTAAAAGAAGAAGTAAATGAATTTCTAAAAGATAAGAATCTAGAGGAATTAGCAGATGTTATGGAAGTATTATTTGGACTAGCAGAAAACATGGGGTACAGCGAAGAGGATTTGATGAAAAAGAGAACTCAGAAAAGAGAAGATCGTGGAGGTTTTAAGGAAGGAATTGTACTAGAGAAAGTATATGAATAA
- a CDS encoding NADPH-dependent oxidoreductase: protein MNKVIDTMKNHRSIRNYTNEEVSEEIINELVNVAQAAPNSINGQQTSLIVIKDKATKEKLAELTGGQTWVAAAPVFFVFIADFNKIKIASEITGLPMKITESVESIMVASVDAGLSAQNLMTAAESLGLGIVPIGGIRRNPDEVIKLLGLPKYTFPILGVAAGYPSDNSKLKPRMPKAAYRHNEKYNNENIKDTIIEYDKEMAAYLKDIGRTQEVNWSRQTMSVYQYNYYPKVCPVLKDQGFENCK from the coding sequence ATGAATAAAGTAATTGATACAATGAAAAATCATAGATCTATAAGAAATTATACAAACGAAGAGGTATCCGAAGAAATAATAAATGAGCTTGTTAATGTAGCTCAGGCAGCACCAAACTCAATTAACGGACAGCAGACAAGTCTAATAGTTATTAAAGATAAGGCGACAAAAGAAAAACTTGCAGAGCTTACTGGAGGACAAACATGGGTTGCTGCGGCTCCTGTATTTTTTGTATTTATAGCGGATTTCAATAAAATAAAAATTGCTTCAGAAATAACTGGACTGCCAATGAAGATAACTGAAAGTGTTGAGTCAATAATGGTGGCTTCAGTTGATGCAGGACTATCCGCACAAAACCTTATGACGGCAGCAGAATCACTTGGACTTGGAATTGTTCCAATTGGTGGAATTAGAAGAAATCCTGATGAAGTTATAAAGCTTCTTGGATTACCTAAATATACATTCCCAATTTTAGGGGTGGCAGCTGGATATCCTTCAGATAATTCTAAACTAAAGCCTAGAATGCCAAAGGCCGCATACAGACATAATGAAAAATATAACAATGAAAATATTAAAGATACTATAATTGAGTATGATAAAGAAATGGCTGCTTATCTTAAAGATATTGGAAGAACTCAGGAAGTAAACTGGAGCAGACAGACAATGAGTGTTTATCAGTATAATTATTATCCAAAGGTTTGCCCTGTTTTAAAAGATCAAGGATTTGAAAATTGCAAATAG